Within the Osmerus mordax isolate fOsmMor3 chromosome 6, fOsmMor3.pri, whole genome shotgun sequence genome, the region ggagcacccagtcactgagaccaggagtcactgagaccaggagcacccagtcactgagaccaggagtcactgagaccaggggcacccagtcactgagaccaggagtcactgagaccaggagcaaccagtcactgagaccaggagcacccagtcactgagatcaggagtcactgagaccaggggcacccagtcactgagaccaggagcacccagtcactgagaccaggagtcactgagaccaggagcacccagtcactgagaccaggagcacccagtcactgagaccaggagtcactgagaccaggagtcactgagaccaggagcacccagtcactgagaccaggagcaccagtcactgagaccatgagcacccagtcactgagaccaggagtcactgagaccaagagcacccagtcactgagaccaggagcacccagtcactgagaccaggagtcactgagaccaggagtcactgagaccaggagcacacagtcactgagaccaggagcacccagtcactgagaccaggagcacccagtcactgagaccaggagtcactgagaccaggagtcactgagaccaggagcacccagtcactgagaccaggagcacccagtcactgagaccaggagcaccagtcactgagaccatgagcacccagtcactgagaccaggagtcactgagaccaggagcacccagtcactgagaccaggagtcactgagaccaggggcacccagtcactgagaccaggagtcactgagaccaggagcacccagtcactgagaccaggagcacccagtcactgaaaccaggagtcactgagaccaggagtcactgagaccaggggcacccagtcactgagaccaggagcacccagtcactgagaccaggagtcactgagaccaggagcacccagtcactgagaccaggagtcactgagaccaggagtcactgagaccaggagcacccagtcactgagaccaggagtcactgaAACCAGGAGaacccagtcactgagaccaggagtcactgagaccaggggcacccagtcactgagaccaggagcacccagtcactgagaccaggagtcactgagaccaggagcacccagtcactgagaccaggagtcactgagaccaggagtcactgagaccaggagcacccagttactgagaccaggagtcactgagaccaggagcacccagtcactgagaccaggagtcactgagaccaggagtcactgagaccaggagcacccagtcactgagaccaggagtcactgagaccaggagcaccagtcactgagaccaggagtcactgagaccaggagcacacagtcactgagaccaggagcacccagtcactgagaccaggagtcactgagaccaggagcacccagACCCGTTTATTAGAATCAGGACAgtggaccctgaggaccagggttgaaaacCACTAATCTAAAATACTGGGGTTGCCTTGATGACTTCTGGAATAAATCACCATCCCAGTGCCTCCACTCTGTCAATTAACCTTTGTCTGAATATAGCTCTAATAGAGGTGTTAAAATAGAGAATAATTTATAGGCTAAGGGTTAGATTTGGGGAAAAAATTACATGGTTTGGTTGTTTAGACACAATGAAATGCTGCTTCACATTGTAGATGATGAGACAACAAGAAGCCGGTTGTTTTCACGCAGAATAAATAGAGACTTATCTGCAGCAGTCCTGTGTCTGCAACAGTCCTGTGTCTGCAGCAGTCCTGTGCTGCAGCGGTCCTGTGTCTGCAGCGGTCCTGTGTCTGCAGCGGTCCTGTGTCAGCAGCGGTCCTGTGCTGCAGCAGTCCTGTGCTGCAGCAGTCCTGTGTCTGCAGCAGTCCTGTGTCTGCAGCAGTCATGTGTCTGCAGCAGTCCTGTGTCTGCAGCGGTCCTGTGTCAGCAGCGGTCCTGTGCTGCAGCAGTCCTGTGCTGCAGCAGTCCTGTGTCTGCAGCAGTCCTGTGTCTGCAGCAGTCCTGTGTCTGCAGCAGTCATGTGTCTGCAGCAGTCCTGTGACTGCAGCAGTCCTGTGTCTGCAGCGGTCCTGTGTCTGCAGCGGTCCTGTGCTGCAGCAGTCCTGTGTCTGCAGCAGTCCTGTGCTGCAGCAGTCCTGTGACTGCAGCAGTCCAGTGCTGCAGCAGTCCTGTGTCTGCAGCAGTCCTGTGTCTGCAGCAGTCCTGTGTCTGCAGCAGTCCTGTGCTGCAGCAGTCCTGTGTCTGCAGCGGTCCTGTGCTGCAGCAGTCCTGTGTCTGCAGCAGTCCTGTGACTGCAGCAGTCCTgtgtctgcagcagtgtggtgtctgtggtaaaacctcccTGACCCACAGCGGCtggtagcaggagagagggttTTGTTGGACACTGCAGGCTTGTTTAGCTGGGTGCTGCTTGTTGTCCAGAGGCTGACACAACAAAACTCTCTCACCACAACAAGTCATGAATCACCCGGTGGTTCCCGTGGAtacgggaggagaaggaaagaggttGGCTCCAGCTCTACATCACTGCTGCTCACGTCAACCACAGCTTCCTAGTTCATCACCTGGACAGGGTCAtgtgcttccctccctccctcccttccttccttcctccttccttccttccttccttccttccttccttccttccttccttccttccttccttccttccttcctccctccctccctccctccctccctccctcccttccttccttccttccttccttccttcctctctctctctctctctctctccctccctccctccctccctccctccctccctccctccctccctccctccctccctccctccctccctccctccctccctccctccctccctccctccctccctccctcctttgctGACAGAACCCATTTATCTTTGCCttatttctctcccccctttctcctcctcttcgtgttcctctgctgcctctgtcaGCAGACATCATGGAAACAGATGGGCTTGTCTAAGCTCCTGGGTATTACATTTGACActtgattcatttagcagacactttcatcaAAAATGACGTACAAATATTGCCGACAGCAGAAAGTCAAGAACAGAAGTGCGTATTTTCTAACAGAAACGAACACtattttggtggtcagagttaaggaatcaactgtatttaccaGACACTGAGTAaaataacatctcagctaccagacaaaatgtacagtaaccacatctcaactaccagacacagtgcaacaataatttGTCAAACAATGTTTGTAGAGAACAGCAAAACCAACatgttgttaatgtgtgtgtgagaagagccCCTCTGGTTCCTCTAGGGTGACTCTAGGCAAACCTCGTTCCTCCATGTGTGAGCGGCTCGCTAACGCAGTCCTTAAGAGGCCAGTCAATCAACACACAGATGGATTAACAGATGgacggagtgtgtgagtgtgtgcgcaggtCAGAgttagctttgtgtgtgtgagtgctgggcagctgtgtgtgtgcgtcagggttagctgtgagtgtgtgcgtatgtgtgtgtgcgtcagggttagttgtgtgtgtgggagggcagggttaactgtgtgtatatgcgtgtgtgggccagggttagttgtgtgtgtgggagggcagggttaactgtgtgtatatgcgtgtgtgcgtcagggttagttgtgtgtgtgggagggcagggttaactgtgtgtatatgcgtgtgtgcgtcagggttagttgtgtgtgtgggagggcagggttaactgtgtgtatatgcgtgtgtgggcCAGggttagctctgtgtgtgtgtgtgtccatgggtgtgtgtgcatgcacgagTGAGTGTGCCCATTTAGTCCATGCAGAGTTTAATCAAAAGCGATCTAGCACCATAAAGCCATCGGGGAGAGCATCATGTAGCATGTTTCACCCTGTTAGAGTGAAGCACTCCACTATCTCATTACCCAACCACTGGCTTTCATCAGAACACAGCATTCTGCAAGCCAACACATTATCTGTCAAGTACTCCAGTGATAAATGAGCAAAACGTTATAGAATAAAGTGTCTGGTTATAATCCGCCCAGCGAGAGGAGTTGAATCagtgctctgtgtgtctctccccctgtaGAAAAGGTATCTGATGTGTAAGTGTCTGCTACCCAATGAGAGTCAAGCTTCATCTTAGTTGTTTGATTGGAAGTGGCTGTAAAGCTTTTATAGGCTGTTTTCTTGTTCCAGGGTCTGCCTAACAACACCCTGGAACACGTACTTTATTGACGATAATGTACTGCCTCTCGTACCTTATTGCTTAAGGACACCTTAAgttcgccaatgctcaaatccagaccaaacattttaatttaataaaaaatgcgatgaagaaagggttttattccacctctcccctgacggaaagactaagtttaattataaataaagtaaagtaagcaaacagcgcttgatcggccatgacaaACGTCAACGCAGAAAACcaggagaagctggaatgtccgactttacagagccgtttttaactcctccccgacagcaagcggctactctcgccggtcgtttcatgcagctgcagtccatgtcgaacgcacctaatgtcCACCCTTTCCTCACAGAATCCCTCAGCCTGCAATAGTAACAACAGGATGAACATAGAGGTTCAGTTTAGAGGTGAAgcctttgactgcagatcaagaggttgcaggttcaagtCCTTCCCTGTATGTCACCTTGGAGGAAAGTGTCTGCTAactgaataataataatgttaatTGGCCAcgcccctacccccaccccttgcCCCCCCAGGTCCCCCCAGGCTCCCTTGCCGCCCcaaccccccctgccctctgcctccagccctctgcctccagccctctgcctcctgccctctgcctccagctctctgcctccagctctctccctccagctctctccctccagccctctgcctcctgccctctgcctccagctctctgcctccagctctctgcctccagctctctgcctccagctctctgcctcctgccctctgcctccagctctctgcctccagctctctgcctccagctCTCTGCTGTCTTTGTTCTCCGGGTTGCTGCCGtctcctccagactctctcCGGCGGAGCGTTCCTACAGCCGAGCGATAAACAAATCTCCACGTTGGCCTGCAGTAATGGGTCTGGACCGGGAGAGGAGCTTGAGAACGAAAAACAACTTTATATTTCCCCCAAGTGCTCCTTTGATCTTCAGATCCAGACTGGCTTTTGTCTTCACTCCAAACGGAGGCTCATCAggtggagatgagagagaggctgtgatcGTCCATGGGTTCCTCCCTCAGTCTGGCCCTCTGATGCGGTGTGTTCATCTGAGTATTATATTATATCTGGATTGATTCAGAGCCTCTCCATTGTGTACACTGTgagagggcggagagaggggagggaggtgagtgtgtgagtggtgcctgtgtgtgtgtgacacacctgTGCTCCTGTACAGCGGATCCTCTCTGCAGTCTGACTGCTGGTACATCAGCTGACAGGTCAACTATGCTGTGTCAGTACCACATCAAATGGGAGGTGTGAGGGTAGAACTACTGTACATTAACACTGCCTTAACACAACTTGTGTAGTAATCAAATAGAGTTGAAAAATGTTTATTATAACACTAGAGTCTCATTTAAACCTTGAAAGCACCACCAGACAGCAGGTCCAGTTTGAACTTGGTTCCACCACCAGGCCAGAGGACGAAGGTGATAGAGACGTGTTGCAGCAGATGAAGTCTCAGCGAGAGTCGAGACGTGCAGCCAAGTGGTCCTCTGCCAAACGAGAGGGCCACTTGGTCGTCCCCTTGCCCCGCTGGGTGCTAATGCCGGCCCGCCCGCGCACCAGTCCCAGCGGGGCGGAGCTCCAGCCATCTGGGGGTATAATGAGGCCCGCAGTCTGCCAGGGACGCAGtcctcacactcctctctccgccctcgagcacacacacactcagacacatgctaacacacacactcacacacatgctaacactcacacagccacacacacacatgctaacacacacgcacacacacacacatgctaacacaaacacgcacaaacatgctaacacacacgcacacacactcacacacacacacatgctaacactcacacacttgctaacacacacactcacacacacatgctaacacacacattcacacacacatgctaacacacacacacacacacacacacacacacaaatgctaacacacacacactcacacacacaagctaataAATATACATGCATACGACATTGgctacatgaacacacacacaaacacacagcctgcaACACTGCCTTTATCTGAGCCACTCTTATTAAAAGTTCAGTTATAAGAAAAtttgaaaaaaattaaatacatCTACCAAGATAGCTGACACACAACTGCGCAGTATGTTACTAACAACGCCCACAATCTTGGTTTAATATCTATGATTAGCAGGTCATGCTGTTAATCTTTCTCACTAACCCTCGGGCTCTG harbors:
- the LOC136944399 gene encoding keratin-associated protein 10-5-like; the protein is MAAPMESQHGECKQSLLQQSCAAAVLCLQRSCVCSGPVSAAVLCCSSPVLQQSCVCSSPVSAAVMCLQQSCVCSGPVSAAVLCCSSPVLQQSCVCSSPVSAAVLCLQQSCVCSSPVTAAVLCLQRSCVCSGPVLQQSCVCSSPVLQQSCDCSSPVLQQSCVCSSPVSAAVLCLQQSCAAAVLCLQRSCAAAVLCLQQSCDCSSPVSAAVWCLW